The DNA window ACTTTTTGCTATTCCACCTCCTGGATAGGTCTCATTGCTACAGGAGGTTTTGCTTTTACCTTCTGGCCTGTGATGATCCCTTCAAAATTTGATTTTTTCTTAGAGGATAACAGAGAGATAGGGATAATTTTTATATTATTGACTTTGTGCTATGTTTTATTTTCAATGGGGTGGAAATATATAAACTTGCATTTTGAATTTCCATCCTTGCCCATCTCTCTTGTTCAGATATCTTTATCAGTATTTGAATGGAGTGTTGCCGGGAGTGTACTTTACGTACTGTTGCCCAGTTCATCTAAAATACATTTTTTTACATTTATATCTATATTTGTAACCGGACAGCTTATTGGTATTATAAGCAATCTGCCGGGAGGTATAGGAGCTTTTGAATTTATCATGATCTCATTTTTATCTCAGTTTATATCTGTGCATGAAATATTGAGTGGCCTGATTCTTTATAGAGTGATATATTATCTTCTTCCTTTATTTTTTGCAGTTGTTCTCCTTGGGGCCTATGAAGTTTCTATTAAAAAAGAATCCTTTTCTGGACTTACAAATTTCTTTGATAGTTTTATAGCACCATTTATTCCTGTATTGCTGGCTGCTGGAATGTTTTCCGGAGGATTTATAATGCTGCTGTCTGGATCTACTCCTTCTGAATTATGGCGGATAGAATGGCTTGGAAGATTTTTTCCAATTGCCACTTTAGAGGTTTCTCATTTTATAGGGAGTATTACCGGTTTTTTACTTTTGATACTAGCCACAGGTATAAAACGGAGGCTGAACAGTGCTTATTTTATATCGATATTCCTCTTGATCATGGGTATTATATCTTCTCTTCTCAAAGGACTGGACTACGAAGAAGCCTTCATACTTTTTGTAATACTACTTCTGCTGATTCCTTCGAAAAAACATTTTTACAGAAAAGCTTCGTCATTGATTAGTTATTTGAGTGTAAATGGGATTTTATTAATATTTTTGGCCACAGCATCAGCTATCTGGATAGGGATTTTTTCATATAAGCACGTTGAATATTCTAGAGATCTTTGGTGGCAGTTTGAGATTAAAAAAAATGCTCCTAGATTTTTACGTTCGACTTTAGGAATAGCATTGGCAACAATCTTCTATGCCCTTACTAAGATTATGAAACCTGTAACTGACTATACAATGGAAAATAGCGGAGAGGGAATCGAAGATGCCAGAAAAATACTTATGACATCCCCAAAGACATATTCCAATTTGGTTCTTATGGGAGATAAATCCATTGTATTTGATAAAGACAGAGATTCTTTTATAATGTATGGGGTAAGTGGTAAAAGCATGATAGCCATGGGAGACCCTGTAGGAAACAGTGAAGGTATTTCTGAGTTGATATGGCTTTTTTATGAAATAGCAATGAAAAGTGGTAAAAGAGTCGTCTTTTATGAGGTGGGAACAGAATACCTAAACTATTATCTGGATATAGGATTGAATGTACTAAAAATAGGAGAAGAAGCAGCAGTTAATTTAGTTGAGTTTTCCCTTGTAGGAGGGTCTCGGAAAGGACTAAGGTATACATATAACAAGTTGCAGAAAGATGGGTGCTCTTTTAGGATAATTGAGCATATGGAGATAGAAAGTGTGATGGATGAACTAAAGGAGATTTCTGATGGATGGCTTGATCTGAAAAAAGGTTCTGAAAAAAAATTTTCTCTCGGAAGTTTTGACAAAGATTATATAAAAAATTTCAGAATAGGAGTTATCGAAAAAGAGGGGAAAATAATGGCGTTTTCCAATCTTTGGGAAACCTCGAACAAAAATGAACTTTCTGTAGACCTAATGAGGTACAGGCCGAGCTCTCCAGATTCTGTCATGGAATTTTTATTTATAAACCTTATGCTTTGGGGTAAGGAGAATGATTATAAATGGTTTAATCTTGGAATGGCTCCTTTGTCTGGAATAGAAGGACGTGAACTCTCTACATTCTGGAACCGTTTTGGAAATTTTGTTTTCAATCTCGGTGGACATTTTTATAACTTCAAGGGTCTAAGAAGTTATAAGGATAAATTTTCTCCCTTGTGGCACCCAAAATATATTGTTTTTTCGGGAGACCTGTCACTTTTAAATGTATTAAAGGATGTTTATGTACTGGTTTCAGGGGGTGTGAAAGAGATTATTAAAAAATAGATTATCCCTTTATAGAATTAATTTTAACTTGTAACAGTGCAAACCAAAACACCGGGGTTGTCCGGTGTTTTGGTTTATTTATTGAGATTCTCGTCTAAAAACTCAATGAATCGCTTCCATGATTTTTCATCGGTTTCTTTTCTGTAGCTTGGAGAGTCAAAGACAGTGAAGGCATGAGGAGCTCCGCTGTAGGTTATCATCTCGTGAGAGATACCTTTATCTTCTAATTCAACTGCAAGTTTAGCAAAGTCATCCATAGATATATTTGCATCAGCTGTGCCGTGGAGAACCAGTATTTCTCCTTTAGTTTTTGAATAATCCTGCCCTTCAGGGGTACTTAGTCCACCGTGAAAAGTAACAAATCCTTTTAGATTTATTCCAGATCTTGCAAACTCAAGTGCTGCAGCACCTCCGAAGCAATAACCCATTGCCACGGCATTATGGATGTTTCCACCCTTTAATCTAGCCACTTCTAGAGCGCCTAACATAAGTGAACGCATCTTCTGACGGTCAGCATATAGTTCTCCTGTATGCTGTCGCCTATCTTTCACTTCTGTAGGGCGTATCCCTGCTCCGAAGAGGTCCATGGCGAAGACAGAATAACCTAAATCTGCTAGCATCTCTACACGCCGAATTTCGTAATCTGTGAGTCCGTCCCAGTCGTGGATGATTAATACCAAAGGAGCTTCAGGAGACTTATTTATAGAATAATATCCTTCGTAAACGTTGTTGCCTATCTTATATGATATCATTTTTCCTGAAGCCCCCATAGATGTAACTGCCATTGACATAAAAAAAATTACCATCATAATATATTTTATTTTTTTCATATATCTCCTCCTATTTATAAATATGTGACTGTTCTTGATATAAATTGCCTTTTTGATTTGTATAAATTACTAAGTTTATCATTGGTGCAATATCGCCTATAAGTACTTTATAATCTGTTTTTGAAATTTCCTCTTATGTTTTATACATTAAAAATAGACCAGGCAGTAAAGGACTTATTAATAAGTGGTTTAAAAATAATTATCTCTACCTGGTCACTGATAAAGGAATTTCAAATTATATTGGAAAATACCCATATTGATACTAGAGAATTTTTTTGATAAAATTTTTGGAATAAACTTGTAAAAGGGGAGAGTTTATTATGAATATATTAATTGCAGGCGGGGGAGATGTAGGGGTAAGAATAGCACAAAAACTTATATATGAAGGTTACAACATAACTTTAATAGAAAAAAACGAAAAGCTCATAAGAATGCTTAAAAACAAACTGGATGCAATGATTATCCACGGAGATGCAACAAATGTAGGGACTCTTGTAGAGGCAGATATTCAGAGTGCAGGTCTTTTTATAGTGGTTACAAATTCTGACAGTGATAATCTTGTGGCTTGTACACTGGCCAGAAACTGCGGTAGAAGAGACCTTTCTATAGCTACTAAGCTAGATGACTATACTCAGTTTTTTCTCAAGGGGAAAGTGGCACCAGGGAACTTTGGTCTGAATACAGTTGTTATACCTTCAGAGTTGACCATAAAAAAAATCGTGGAACTAATTCAGAATCCAGATATATTTGAGATAGCCAATTATGCCGGCAACATTGCCCAGATGGTAGGGGTAAAAGTAAGAAAAGAATTTCTATACTCCTCCGTTCCTATTTTTAAAATGGCTCAAATGGACAACATAATGAACAAGATAAGACTGGTGGCAATACAGAGAGAGGGGAATATAATAATACCAAGGGGAAACAGTGAGATATATCCAAATGACAAGTTGTACTTTGTAGGTAGAACAGAGATTGTAAAGGAAGTTGTAAAAAAATATTTTTCTATAAATTTAAAGTTAAACAATGTTATCATAATAGGTGGCAGCAAGAGATCAGTAAGACTTGCAAAAGTGCTTGTAAAATTAAAAAAAAATGTAGTTATCATAGAGCAGGACAGATCCATTTGTGAGGAGATAAGCTCTCATCTAGAGAATGTCATGGTTATAAACGGACTTGCAACAGACAGGTTTTTATTAGATGAGCTGAAAATAGAGAGCTCTTGTGTGGTCAGCATGACATCTGATGATGAATACAATATCCTTGCAGCATTTATGACAAAGAAATACGGAGCTTCAAAGACCATCTGTATGATAAAAAGTACATCAATAGTCAATGTAATAAATAATTTAGCACCTATAGATACTGTATTCTCTCCCCATGCTCTTACGGTGGGAGAGATACTGAAGCGTACTAGAAAAGACGACCTTTTCTCAGTATCTTCCTTCACAGAGATAGATGCTGAAACTGTGGGTATAGACATAAAAGATAAGCTGCCCATCTTGAATACTCCTATAAAAAACATATCCATGCCTGCTAAGACAATTATAGGGGTCATAATAAGAGGAAAGGAGGTCATTATCCCTACAGGCGAGGATGAGATAAAATTGGGGGACAGAATCATAATCTTTCTTCTATCAGATGCCATTTACGAAGTTGAAAAAATATTTTCAAGAAGACATGGTGGCGGCCTATGAACTGGAAACTAATTTTTAAAATTCAGGGTCTTATTTTAGTTGTAGTGGGAGCTATGATGAGCATTCCTCTTATTTTTTCCTTTTATTACAGAAGTTCAGACATACTCTCTCTTTCTTTTTCTATATTTTTGACTATTTTGGTGGGAGTTTTATTTCTCTTTATTTTTAAGTCAAAAAAACGAATAAGGGCCAGAGAGGGCTTTGCCTCTGTATCCCTTGGATGGATTATGGCTTCCTGTTTTGGGGCCCTTCCATTTTATTTGGAGGGAACCATGGGATCCTATATAAACTGTGTTTTCGAATCTATGTCTGGTTTTACAACTACAGGAGCTACAATTTTAAAAGATATAGAGGTACTTCCAAAAGGGGTACTCTTTTGGAGGAGTCTCACACACTGGCTTGGAGGTATGGGAATAATTCTTTTGACTATTGCGGTACTCCCTATGCTAGGCATATCTCCAGGGCAGCTTTACAATGCCGAGGTTCCAGGTCCTATCAAAGGTCGCTTGAGGCCAAAGATCAGGGATACAGCGGTGATATTGTGGCTAATATATCTTTCTATGACGGTTATTGAGACTATCCTCCTGATGTTTGGAGGTATGAATCTGTATGATTCTCTATGCCATACCTTTGGAACCCTTGGGACAGGGGGGTTTTCAACACGAAACAGCTCTGTCGGGGGATTTCATAGTATTTACATAGAGATTGTCATAATAGTTTTTATGTACCTTTCCGGGATAAACTACACTCTACATTTTTATCTTATAAAGGGCAGGTTCAGAAATTTTTTAAAAAACAGTGAGTGGAGATTTTACACATCGATACTCTTTGCTGCAGTAATTATGATATCTCTAAACATATATTTTGCAGGTCCTGTGGAATATCGAGGGGACTACATAAAGTCACTGAGAGACTCTGCTTTTCAGGTTGTATCTATAACCACGACCACGGGATATGTTACTGCTGATTTTAATCTTTGGCCCTCTTTTTCGGGGTTGCTCTTGGTCTTAATGATGTTTTTTGGAGGCTCTGCTGGCTCTACTGGTGGTGGTCTGAAGCAGATAAGGGTTCTGATTATGATAAAGCATATCTATCATGAGGTGGAAAAAATGGCATATCCGAGAGCTGTTTTCTCTCTGAAGGTAGGTGGAGACAGTATAGAGGAAAGAGTGGTAAAAAATGTGGTTGTTTTTTTCATTCTTTTTATGTTCTTTTTTGGAGGGATAACAATATTTTTGGCTCTTATGGGATATGATATAGTGACATGTTTTTCTGCTTCCATCGCCACCCTTGGAAACATAGGGCCTGGTCTTAGCAGGGTTGGCGCCGTTGAGAACTATAGTTTTTTTGATCCCTACAGTAAGGTGGTTCTAATATTTGCAATGCTTTTGGGACGACTGGAGATATTTTCCGTACTGATACTCATGTATTCTTTAACAATAAAAAAAAATAGTCATTTCTGAGGTATTTGGAAGATATGAATAGAAAAATAAAAATGGCAGCTTGAGATATATTCTCACACTGCCATTTTTATTTTTCTGCTGAGATCAAGTAGGGACTGAAGGTCCTCTATACTCTCTCCACATTTTGTTTTTGGATTAATATGGAGTAGTGCCCTACCCCTTCTAAAACTTATTGTAACATTATTTTCACGGGAGTAGTCCTCTAGTATTGGTCTTATTTTCTGGAAATAGATGTCTGCAGGAAGGAGTTTCCCCTCTGGATAGAGACTGACAAACTCTCCCTCTTTACCTGCAGTAAAAAAAAGGTCTATGTCTAGCGGCACCTCAAAAGAAGCACCTATACGGGGGCGGTGTGGTTTTTCGTGGGAATCTTCCTTACCCAATTCTAGGAGCTCGATATATCTGAAAACTGATATCTCATCGTCTTTTACAAGATCCTTAACTTTAATAAAAGATCTCATTTTCCCTTTTCCTTCGATGGCGAGTTTTTTGTTCAGTTTTTTCTCCAAAATTTTGGTTTCTTTATTTTTAAAAACTAGTTTGTTTTTTTTTGCAAACTCTTTTATCAAGCTTTGCTTTTTCAATGTAGACACGGCGTTGTAGCCACCAACTGCCAGAAATGCAGATGCGACTACAGGTAGAATCATTATATTCCAGCTCATAACAAATATGTCCTCCCACAGTGTATTAAGGTAATAGAGTTTTGGCCCGGTAACTAGAAAAATTTTATAAATAAAAAATTGTATTTGAAAGTAAATCTTTAGTCAGTGAATCTTAAGATTTATGTAAAAAACTTAAGTTGTTATCTTTATTCAAATTAAAGTATTGAATTTCTAAGCTCTTTTACTTTCTTTGCCTGTCCAAAGAAAGTAATCAAAGAAAAGACGCCCCTAAAAAGATTCCTAAAATCATTTCTGAACTAACTTTCACTTGAAATATAGTTGGCAAAGCCTCTTTACTTCAAAGAAAGTGGATTTCAGAAAAAGTGATTTCTTAACGGGATTTTTTAAAGGATAAAGCAATCTAAAAATTTAAAAAAATTATTTTCTCTTTGTGAAACTCCTTATTTTTCTCTGTGTCCTCTGTGACCAAAAGGTTTTTTTATTATTCGTGTTAATTTTTTTGTCTTTTATTGATTTTCATTCGTGATGAAATCTTTTGACTCTATATCCTTATAAATTAAGTAATTTAAAAGAATTTCTTTCAAGTAGCAACTTAAGTTAAATATATAGGTGTAGTTATAGTTGGTGTAATTTTTGATCTGATTTTCAGATCTTTTTATTTTATGAAAAGAAGGAGATAACAGTTTCTAGAAGAATTATTATGTAGTAAGTATTTTTAGTTAGTTTAAATTTCCAGCAACTCCTTTTTTATTCATTGTATCCCTTTTATATAAACGGTAGCAATTTATTTATAATAGATATAGAATTCGAAGTCAAGCATAGTGTCTCAATAATATCTAAAAATTATTTTGACTTTTAAAGTGACCGGCAATTTTTTTGACGAATGAAATCATAAAAAAGTTAAAAAAAGGAGGAGTTATGAATATAAAATTTTTTCAGGAATTTTTTCTATGGTGCACTGCCATAAACAGTATAGCCCTTGTCTTTTGGATGCTCATGTTTTCTTTTGGAAGTAGCTGGATCTATAAGTTTCACAGTAAGTGGTTTAAAATTTCCTTAGAGGAGTTTCATTCCATACACTATAAAGGGATGGCTTTTTACAAATTGGGTATTTTCTTGTTTAATCTGGCTCCTTACATAGCTTTGCTTATAATGGGTTCATAGGAGGGAATGTGAAAAAGGTTTTAAGGGAATTCGTGTGGCGTTTTTTTCTACTATTCTTTACCTTTGTGGCTGCAATTTATGCAGAGGAGAAAATAGACCTTGTGAGGGTTGATAAATCCTCTAGAAAGATGTTTCTGATGGCGGGCCCTCAGGTGGTAAAAGTTTATAAGATATATTTAGGGAAGAATCCTGTTGGACATAAAGAAAAATTTGGAGATAATAAAACTCCCGAGGGAGTTTATATCCTTGATTACAAAAATAATAAGAGTATTTATCATAAAAGTATCCATATATCCTATCCAAATGAAAAAGACAGGGTAACTGCAGCTGAAAAAGGTTGGGATCCAGGAGGTGGGATCACAATACACGGACAGATAGATAACAGTCAGAAAGGTGAATACTGGACTGAAGGGTGTATAGGGGTTACAAATGAGGACATGGATGAAATATGGATATTTCTTGACCTTCCGGTGACTATAATAATAGAGCCATGAATAATTAACTCAGTCTTTTCATTTAAAATAATTTTATTCAAATTATATACTTCAATAATATATAAAAGAGGGAAAAAAACAATGTCATTTTAGGAGGCTAAAATCAATATGAGGCGTATCATAGCATTTATTTTTGTTTTTGTTACAATATTCTTGGGTATTTTTTCAAATCCAGTGGAAGAGGTAAAGATTAGGGAAGAGTTCAAAAACTTAGACAGTTGGAAGGCTTATGAATTTCCAAAAATAAAAGAACATTCAGTATACACCATAGTGGAGGGAGAGATATTAAAAACTGAAAGTAATGCTTCTGCATCTGCGATTATTTATAAGGATGAGTTTGATGTCTATAAATATCCTCTTATTCAGTGGAGGTGGAAGGTGGATAATATAATAAAAAAAGGAGATGCCAAGTCAAAGGACGGGGACGATTACCCCATCAGAATATACATCGCATTCAAATATGACCCGGCATATACAGGTCTTGGCAAACGGATAAAATATAACACAGCAAAACTTCTTTACGGAGATTATCCTCCTGACAGTTCATTAAATTATATATGGGCAAATAAAGATTATAAAGAAAATATAATAGCTAACTCATACACTTCTGAAGCACAGATGATTCTTTTGCAAAAAGGCGATGCCAATGTGGGAATTTGGAAAACTGAAACAGTAAATATTATAGAGGACTACAAGAAAGCCTTTGGAAAGCAGCCACCTGCTGTTGCCAGTATAATAATAATGAATGATACGGATAATACAAAGGAGAAAGCCGTATCTTATATAGATTATATAAAAGTATACAGGCTGAAATAATAGGGATAAAAACTCATATTTTTAAAATTATGTAAAACTTTTAAAATTATGTAAAAGGAAAGGTCAGGATTTTTGGTAGTTATATTTACATAAGTTAAAATGGTTTTCTAACTTTTAATCATAACATGGCAGCTAATTAATTTAGACAGGGTATAGGGGGCGGTTTCAATGAGAATAGGGGTCATGAATTGTAAGGGATGCAGATATAGTGAGTACGACTCAGATATTGCTTTTGAAAAAATTAAAAATTATTTTAATAAGGATATTTTTATATCTGAAGAAGATTCAGATATTGCAGACATATGGCTTCTAATATCTAAGTGTTCTAACCCATGTATGGATCATAGTGCCTTAAAAAGCTCTCTAGGGAAATTGTTTATAATGGATGAAAAGGATGCTGATAAAGCCATCTATATGATAGAGAAGTTGAGAAAAAATTTTAATGTTAGTTGAATAATGATATATTGTGAGAGACCTGTGAGTGAAGCTTTTAAAAAGTTTTACTTACAGGTCTTTTCACATAAAGGATAAAACAAAATTTTCTGAGTATATTAGATGTATTTTGATTTTAAGATGAATTAAAGGGACAATAATTTTAAAATTTCTTTATTGAGGGATTCATAGCCTTCATAAGACAGGTGAAGTCCATCTGTATAGAAAGAAGAATTCAAAGAAAATTCTTCATCAAAGAGAGACTTAGAAAAATCAAAAAAACATACTCTGTTTTTCTCTTCTAGTCCCTCTATAAAACTATTTACCTGAGAAATTTTCATATTGATCTCGTCATCTCCTTCTATCGGGAGGACGCCTAGCAACATTATCTCTTCAAAATTTTCTTTCAGGGAAGACACTATTTTTTTATAAAATTCATAAACTTTTTCAATGGGAAATCTCATCAGTATATCGTTGATCCCAGCCATTAGGACAACTTTGTCAGCCTCTATACTTTTTACCTCATCGATTCTCCAAAAAATATCCCTTGTGGTATCTCCGGCCACTCCCATATTTATTATGTTTTTGTCTATCAGTGGATTCCACTCAGTTATGCTATCTCCTAGCATGATAGTTTTTTTCATAATTCCACCTCATCTATCCAGTTTATATCTTTTTTGGTCTCACTGAAAGAGCTTCCATTTAAAAAATCTTGAGGGTTGTACAACTTTCCGCAGATGGCAGGATGATTATGCTTTATGATCTTTCCAGAGACGATAAATTTTTCAAACTTCTGAGCCTTTCCTCCCCACAGAAGATAAGTGAGCGCTGGATTTCGTTCTCCTATAAATCCAAGTAGTTTTTCTGTAAAAAACTTCCATAGATTTATATGTGCTCCTGCTTTTCCTGTCTTTGTGGTAAGTGCAGTATTTAGAAATATTACTCCCTCGTTAGCCCATTTTTTGAATATTTTATCTGGTGGCAGGAGTCTAAAGTCTCCTTTGTTGATCTTTTCTCTCAGTTCTTCCATGCTCAATATATCGCCGTAATAACTTTTGTACAAGAGTTTCAGCATGTTTTTAAGGGATGTATTGACCCTTGTGTCTCCCCAAGAATCAAAGGGAACTTCAAATGATAAACCGGTGGCTATACCTTTTTGTGGGTAGGGATCCATTCCTAGAAGAAGAACCTTAGCATTGTTCAGGTCGTATCTGAACACTTTGAAAATATCCTCTTTTCTAGGGGTGTAATCCTTCCCTATAGTATTAAAAATTTCCTCTATGAACTCTACTGTTCTGCCATCAAAAAACTCATAATAAGAGGGGTGTATTTTATTTTCAGATAAAAAAAATTCTCTTTTCAAATTGAGCCTCCCTGTGGACAACATATTATTCCCTGAGTATGGAAATATTATCTGTATTTGTGATTTAGAGCTTTTATCATAGCAAAAGTTTCCAAATCAATCTCACCGCTGATATTTTTTGGTCTGAAATGCAGCTGGAAAGCTTTCAGAATTTTTTTATCTTTTTCACTCCATTCACCAGAGACCTCCATATCATAGCCATATCTTTTGAACTCGGACTGGATATTCTCTGTAGAGTATATTCCAAAGATGGCAGAATCATAATAAAAATTAAAGTCTATAGAATCGTACCAAGCCCCTATACCAAATTCACGGTGCAGTCTTTCCCAGGGGAACAACGGACCCGGATCTATCTTTCGACCGGGAGATATATCAGAATGACCCAGGATATTTTTAGGTTCTATTTTATACTTTTTAGATAATTTTTTTATTAAATATGCTGTTTTTCTTATCTGAGATTCATGGAATGGGTGGAGCTTTAATCCGCCCTCTGTTTCTGAAACTCCTAGATTTACAATCTCTATTCCTATAGAGGTGTCATTCAGGTTGCTCCTTCCTTGGAAACTGCTAATTCCAGCATGCCAAGCTCTTTCGTTTTCAGGAACAAGCTGAAATATCGGATCCCATTTATGGGTTGTTATGAGATAATGAGAGCTTACGTTTCCCTTTGTCAGAGTATCAATAGAAATCTTGTCATCGCAGGCAGTGTAGTGCAGGATTATAAATTTTACTCTTTGATTTTTACCCTTAGCAGTGTATGTTACATTGTCCACTTCATAATTAACCATACTACAGCCTGTCAAGATTATGGATATAACAACTATTATCAACTGCATCTCTTTCACCTCATTTATAATGAAACCTTTAGTTGATTATATCATGTAAAGGCCAGTTGAGTTAAGGTGTTAGAGAAATTTAATTGTTTTTACAGAGATAAAAGTGGCATGAATCTTATTTAAGATTTTAAGATTTTAAGATTTTTCATACTTATATCAAGTGCTTTTACAGAGTGAGTCAGTTTTCCCATAGAGATATAATCTATTTTTAATCCTTTTAGTCTTTGGAACCTCTCTATGTCGATATTTCCAGATACTTCTATAATGGCTCTGCCGTTAATATAATCTACACACTCTTTAAGAAGCTCATCCTCCATGTTGTCTAGCATAATAATATCTGCGCCTGCTTCAAGGCCCTCCTTAACATGTTCCAAATTCTCTGCTTCTACCTCTATTTTTTTTATAAAAGGATGTTTTTTTCTTATACTCTCTACAGCTTTTTTTATGCTTCCAGCGGCCAGAATGTGGTTATCCTTTATCATGGCCATATCTGAGAGATCAAAACGATGGTTGAATCCTCCACCAGTGAGGACCGAATATTTTTCCAGATATCTTAGTCCAGGCGTGGTTTTCCTGGTATCCATTACTTTTATTCCATGTTCTTTAAGTATTTCAGAAGCTTTATATGCCTCAGTGGCTATTCCGGACATTCTCTGCAGAAGATTCAGTGCGACCCTTTCCCCAGATAAGAGTACTCTAGTGCTTCCCCTAAGCTGTGCTATGAGCTCTCCTTTATTGACAATCTCTCCCTCTTTCTTTAAAAACTTTATCTCCACGTCACCCAAAATTTGAAAAACCCTTGAAAAAACCTTTAATCCGCAGATTTTGCCATCTTCTTTTACTATCACTTCCACCTCGGCCTGGCTTTCTTCAGAGGTGATGCTATTTGTGGTTATATCATCATAGGCCCTGTCCTCTAAGAGGGCTTTTTTTATTAGACTATCAATAAGGACGTAATTCATTTTTAAGATCTCCCCTATGTTCTATTATAATTTTTCTTGCAGTTTCTTCAGGACACCACGTATATTCAGAGGCTGGTTTTTCCATTAGACTAATATTATTGATATGAATATTGATATCTGAGGCAGCTTTTCTCCCAAAGACTAATCCTTCCAGAAGAGAGTTGCTGGCCAAACGGTTTTTTCCGTGAAGGCCTGTACATGCAGCTTCTCCTACTACATACAGATGCTGGCAGCTTGATCTTCCTGAGAGATCTGTTTTTATTCCCCCCATGAAATAGTGCTGTGCTGGGCTTATAGGCAGAAGATCCGAGGTTATATCATATCCTCTTTCAAAGCACTCCCTGTATATACCTTCAAATCTCTTTTTGATATATAGAGCATCTAGAACAGTGGCATCTAAATATACATGATCCTTGCTGCTGTTTTTCCTTTCTATAATTGCTTCTACTACTTTATCCCTGGGGAGTAGCTCGTCTACAAATCTTTTTCCGCTGGCGTCTCTTATGACAGCACCTTCTCCCCTCAGGGCTTCAGAAAGTAAAAACAGCCTGTTTTTACTGGGGTTATCTAAGGCCGTAGGATGTAGCTGGATACACTCAATATCTTTTGTTTCCAGATTGTGTCTTTTGGCAAGGGCCAAAGCCACCCCCTTTATATTTTCACGATTTGTGGAATTTTTAAACAGCCCCCCTATACCCCCTGTGGCCAATACCACAACTTTTGAATCAACTGAAAACTTTCCATTTTTGCCTTTAAAAATTCCACCGTGGACAGAATTTCCAGATATCTTGAGGTCTAAAAGTTCACTATCTTCGATAATAGTTATATTTTTTCTTTTTTCAATGTTTTCAA is part of the uncultured Ilyobacter sp. genome and encodes:
- a CDS encoding DUF3047 domain-containing protein, which codes for MRRIIAFIFVFVTIFLGIFSNPVEEVKIREEFKNLDSWKAYEFPKIKEHSVYTIVEGEILKTESNASASAIIYKDEFDVYKYPLIQWRWKVDNIIKKGDAKSKDGDDYPIRIYIAFKYDPAYTGLGKRIKYNTAKLLYGDYPPDSSLNYIWANKDYKENIIANSYTSEAQMILLQKGDANVGIWKTETVNIIEDYKKAFGKQPPAVASIIIMNDTDNTKEKAVSYIDYIKVYRLK
- the nadC gene encoding carboxylating nicotinate-nucleotide diphosphorylase encodes the protein MNYVLIDSLIKKALLEDRAYDDITTNSITSEESQAEVEVIVKEDGKICGLKVFSRVFQILGDVEIKFLKKEGEIVNKGELIAQLRGSTRVLLSGERVALNLLQRMSGIATEAYKASEILKEHGIKVMDTRKTTPGLRYLEKYSVLTGGGFNHRFDLSDMAMIKDNHILAAGSIKKAVESIRKKHPFIKKIEVEAENLEHVKEGLEAGADIIMLDNMEDELLKECVDYINGRAIIEVSGNIDIERFQRLKGLKIDYISMGKLTHSVKALDISMKNLKILKS
- a CDS encoding L-aspartate oxidase codes for the protein MSNLKADVLIVGTGIGGLYTSLQLKEDLNIIVITNSKIRDCNSYLAQGGITTVMPGDEPSFIEDTLTAGHHKNNRETLELVAKESWKNIKSLIEMGAEFQKDERGNLKFTKEAAHSKERILFHGSETGKMIMETLIENIEKRKNITIIEDSELLDLKISGNSVHGGIFKGKNGKFSVDSKVVVLATGGIGGLFKNSTNRENIKGVALALAKRHNLETKDIECIQLHPTALDNPSKNRLFLLSEALRGEGAVIRDASGKRFVDELLPRDKVVEAIIERKNSSKDHVYLDATVLDALYIKKRFEGIYRECFERGYDITSDLLPISPAQHYFMGGIKTDLSGRSSCQHLYVVGEAACTGLHGKNRLASNSLLEGLVFGRKAASDINIHINNISLMEKPASEYTWCPEETARKIIIEHRGDLKNELRPY
- a CDS encoding N-acetylmuramoyl-L-alanine amidase, which codes for MQLIIVVISIILTGCSMVNYEVDNVTYTAKGKNQRVKFIILHYTACDDKISIDTLTKGNVSSHYLITTHKWDPIFQLVPENERAWHAGISSFQGRSNLNDTSIGIEIVNLGVSETEGGLKLHPFHESQIRKTAYLIKKLSKKYKIEPKNILGHSDISPGRKIDPGPLFPWERLHREFGIGAWYDSIDFNFYYDSAIFGIYSTENIQSEFKRYGYDMEVSGEWSEKDKKILKAFQLHFRPKNISGEIDLETFAMIKALNHKYR
- a CDS encoding uracil-DNA glycosylase, with the translated sequence MKREFFLSENKIHPSYYEFFDGRTVEFIEEIFNTIGKDYTPRKEDIFKVFRYDLNNAKVLLLGMDPYPQKGIATGLSFEVPFDSWGDTRVNTSLKNMLKLLYKSYYGDILSMEELREKINKGDFRLLPPDKIFKKWANEGVIFLNTALTTKTGKAGAHINLWKFFTEKLLGFIGERNPALTYLLWGGKAQKFEKFIVSGKIIKHNHPAICGKLYNPQDFLNGSSFSETKKDINWIDEVEL
- a CDS encoding GDSL-type esterase/lipase family protein gives rise to the protein MKKTIMLGDSITEWNPLIDKNIINMGVAGDTTRDIFWRIDEVKSIEADKVVLMAGINDILMRFPIEKVYEFYKKIVSSLKENFEEIMLLGVLPIEGDDEINMKISQVNSFIEGLEEKNRVCFFDFSKSLFDEEFSLNSSFYTDGLHLSYEGYESLNKEILKLLSL
- a CDS encoding L,D-transpeptidase family protein, with amino-acid sequence MKKVLREFVWRFFLLFFTFVAAIYAEEKIDLVRVDKSSRKMFLMAGPQVVKVYKIYLGKNPVGHKEKFGDNKTPEGVYILDYKNNKSIYHKSIHISYPNEKDRVTAAEKGWDPGGGITIHGQIDNSQKGEYWTEGCIGVTNEDMDEIWIFLDLPVTIIIEP